CCTAAGGTCCACATATTTTAACCTTTATTCTAATTACACCTACATAGATCCGGATATAGCTTAAAATGCCCTTagaacagcttttttttttttctttttttcattttacttcacTCAGCTACATAATAAagggttttgaaatgtataatacttttaatatttcaTGTTACTGCCAATCAACTTGGCGAACACTGGCAAGTCTATGTGGCATGGATGCCACTGACGTTGCcgttaactggcgtccgtctgcagagCACAATCGCTCTCATGCCGTTATTGCTTGGGCAATGATATGACGATTGCAGGGAAGACTGAGCCCAAGGCTGCTCAACATTCTTAATGGGATCAAGctctggcgatttgggtggatgtggcacagcgtaatctcgggaTGTGCCTAAATCGTGCCTTCACCACACTGCTCTGTGGTTGGGGCTGTTATCCTTGACAGGGTATAGAGGCTCCAACTCGGGGAGTACCATGGCCCTCACCAATGGTAGAAGCAtttcgtccaggatttccacataggcataccccgtaaatctgccgggcccgacatCCGTCACTTCCGCGgcggtttctgacagtctgcgtgcTTCAGGGTAAGTCCCGCCGGATGTTgtcagcagaacaaaaggggtttCCATCCCTTACAGCACttatggattgttaaaaaaaatatatgaagattaAAAACTAAGAAAATGACTCACGTTAAGGGGACCTTGCAACTAACTACCggccacaccctctctctctgacccagGTAATTGTAAGGaatgttgccactgagtatcagaGGGTTTTTATTAACCTATCATATTAATGCATTTGAATGCAAGCATCGTATCTGTCTTTCATGTAGCACGTTtctagttttgaatgacatttcttaatcttcctccgtcgtgcatctattgcgcccacttctggcctggcctctggtggatccagttgctgTCGCTGGATCCACAAAGACACAGTTGGCTCCGAAATACTTAATCTTCTTTAATATTTCGGCTCTTGGTAGTCCCTCTGAGTAAAGAGTAATTATGACCCTAAAATtggtctatgaggtctccattgcgAATACTGGCCTGTGCAAGGCCctagccatatcaactccgaaacactatcCAAACACCTTataaagcttcatctgttccgagctttgaagaCAAGTACCAGCATATCCAAATTAAaagcgatcgtttcggtttcttctactcccgagtaaagatattttttagcgagtgtatatgtgtgtgtacatagtatatatatgtacacacacacacgtatatatatatatatatatatatatatatgtgtgtgtgtgtgtgtgtgtgtgtatatagatatatatatatataatgtatatatatatatatatatatatatatatatatatatatgcatatgtatatatatacacagacacgtatatgcatatatgtacatgtgtatatatatgtgtgtgtgtgtatacatatgtatatatatatatatatatatatatatatatgaatgaatgaataaatatatagataaattaataaatatatatatatatatatatgtatattatatgtttatgtatatacacgatatgtttatgtatatatatatatatatatatatatatatatatatatatatatattgcgtgtgtaataggtagatagatcaagatagaagaagagatagaagtagaccaagaaatagcctatgtgaatatatatacagatagataaataaagatagatagatagatagacagatagacagagagagagagagtcagagagacaggaATGGattgagatagactgatagatagatagtaagatggagaatgggggacaggagggagatagagaatgagataaatagagaaagagagagaaagaaaaaggacagagaaacaagaagaaagctagacagacagacggagagactcctgaatcttcgaaaaaaaaaaaaaaaccggaccAAACGTCTCCTAATCCCTAAACCCCCCGTTCCTTTCCAGACCTCTGCCATCTGTTCCTTCTCGCTGGGTGTTCTGACGCTCATGTCCGGCGCAATAGTGATTGGGACCGTAGGCAACTTCACCGTGCCTCTCGTCGTCGGCAGCATTCAGGTTGTGCTCGGCGGTGAGTACTCGCGTTGATTCCAGGTACTATTCGAACCGTAAGCCTGATTCGTACAATGTGGATGGATACTATTCACATAGTTGATTGGGTTACCAGTCGCACAGCGTGGATGGTTACTATTCGCACTGGGTTGATGGGTATTATTCACACGCTGTAGCTGGTTACTATTCACACAGTGGCAATAGTTACTATTTGCACAGTGTGGACGGTTACTATTCGCACTAACGATGGTTACTGTTCGCACTGTCTGGATGGGTACTATTGGCACAGTGTCGATGATTTCTATTTTTGGAATGGGCAATGAGCTCTGATTTCCAGGATCACATTTGCCTTGCGAtgggtatgtctctctctctttgatcttaAGATTTCATTTTTATAAAGAGTAAAGAGATTTGCACTTACCTTCTGTTAGTCCTTGAAACCTATGCAATCTCTGTTCATCCAACTTTCCCGCGGCACTACATCCAGATAGCCTTTATAGCGGATTCTTCTGCGGTGCTCTGTTATCATTTCTTcccattatctttttattcatcttagTTTCTCGTATCAGTTATCTTCAAATTACCTCTTTCCCCAGATCAGCCAGTCCGTTGCCTTTCTTCCGTTTTTGCCTTCCGATCGTCTTTCGTTACCTTTTTTTCATAATCGTTTTTCCATCATCAACTAAGTTCTAGAGAATATATTATCTGGATTAAGAAACAAatgtctcctctttcttatttttggcATCCAGATAACCTCGTTTTCATGAAGATTATTATGTTATCTAAAATGACAGTGAATGCTTACATACAAACAATctgccacacgcacatacacacacaaacttatttaTACACCTGTATTTGAGTGTAAGTGAACACAATATTGATAGCTTTCTATGATGATAtgctataattatatttataaattcctTGTATATGGGAAGTTCAATGACAAAGAAAATTTCCCGCTAAGATTTGTTGACCGGCAtccatgagataaaaaaaaaaaaaaaaaaaaaaaaacatgaataaactgTATTCAAAAagcatttattttacatttcttgaaAAACTTACTTTTGAtttctgtattatcatttttgtttctctcttttttttttagttttcataaTCATAGGCGGTGTATTCGCCTTCAGGAAATACTCGAACTtcaggaagagacaggagagggatATGGTGGCCAAGGTCCAACAATTAGCCATGGGAGAAGGAACCATAGAAGCCATGTTGGTTGAGGGCGGTGGGTCGATTCCAGTCCTGGTTCCGAACGACGGCTCTGTGTTACCGAAGTCCATTGCAATCCGCCTGGGAAAAGGGGATGAGGACTCGCCGCTCCCCGTCATCGACATGAGGCCAGGCTTGATCGTGTTCTTCGGAGTGCAAGGGCGAGACGGCCATGAGGTGTCCGTCTGCATGAGGGACCTGTTCTTCGGCCGGTTCAGGTTCTACCCGGGGATGGTGCCCTTCCATGGCTTGACCGTGAGCTTCTTCCTCATTGGAACTGTCTTCATCAACTCGCTCATTCTCGTCCTGACTCTCTCGTACCCGCCGGACTCATCGGTATACCAAGTCTGTAGTGGCCTCGGGACCGTTGCAGGTAAGGCCTTGTCACTCGGTTGAGGAACGACGTAACTATAACTCTTTATGCTTGTGATGTATATTCGAAATGATCTAATGAAGTGGCAATAGCCGTTATCTATGAATAACATCTTAAGAAACACTGAGAACAATGGAATCAcgaccattttctctctcccatctcgttTGCAGCTGTCTTCATCTGCCTGTCTGCAGGCTTCGGGTATCGATGCTACAGAGCCTACGTGAGGGGACGCAGCCAGCAGAACCGCGCCGAACGTGAGGGCTTTTGAGTTGGCGCAGAACCTAAGTGCCTTTGGTCTTGTTATTTAATCCTTTTGTTTACATTATACTGCATGTCCGCTTTGTTAAATGTTTCGAATATTTCCAAAAGGATCTGCATTTGACTTTGATTGATAGTCCATTGTCTCATCTTTTGTGTGATGAAAATTATGTGAAATATATAGTGGAatttatagatgaataaaaatgtaaataccgATGTTCTTTTCAGTCCCGCTAAGCGACGTGGCcgtcttttttctcatttattttcttatgaaaTCCAGCATTCGAGAGAACATACCAGACAGTTTCCATGTTTTTGACCATTaagataaatacatgtaaatggtACACAGGTTTATTTAGCCTCGTTGGgataatattatttatctatgCCTATGCttatatcttaatcattatcatagttacgtAATTCTATGTGACTACATTACTGAGCCCAGAGAATGAACAGCACGTCAGACTAGTCAGCCAGAAACCTTAATCATTACCAATAACAACTAaggtataataagaacaatatcaatTGAAGTTttcctgataatgatgataatgatattaaaagaaacGACAACAacgtgacgataatgacgataacaataacataatgataataaaagtaaaattatgtTAAGaccaaaataacaatagaaaccaaAAATGCCATAGTTATAAAAATAGTATACCCATTACCAATCTCAAAAGAAAACGTACATTTTTATTGGATTCATAGAAAACGTAAAAGTTAAAGGATATACTTATTTTATCCATTAgcgtctcttattattattattattattattattattattattattattattattattattattattattattattattattattattattattattatcatcattattgttattattattattattattattattatttttatttttattattattatgattattattattattattatcattatcattattgttattattattattatcattattattgctagtagtagtagtagtagcagtagtaatagtattattatcatcattattattattattattactaatatcaatattattattattattattattattattattattattattattattattattattattattattattattattattattattgttgttgttgttatcattatcgttataattattattattattattattattattttattattattattattattactattattatttacgaaCAGAACAGCTGAAAGCTACAGAGgttatgaaattttgaatatcatatatatgtatacatatacacacatacatatatatatatatacatatataaatatgtatatatatatatatatatatatgcatacatatatatatatatacacatatatatacatatgtatatatatttacatatatgtatataatacatatacacacatacacttacatatacatgcatacatacgtgcatatatatatatatatatatatatatatatatatatatatatatacatatatatgcatgtatatatatatatatatatatatatatatatatatatatgtgtgtgtgtgtgtgtgtgtgtgtgtgtgtgtgtgtgtatgtttgtgtgtgtgtatatatgtatatatattacacacacacacacacacacacacacacacacacacacacacacacagatatatatatatatatatatatatatatatatatatatatatatatatatgactgccgcgatggtccagtggttagagcactgggctccgaccctcgtggtcctgagttcaataatatatatatatatatatatatatatatatatatatatatatctgtgtgtgtgtgtgtgtgtacatatacataaatgtatatatatatatatatatatacatacacatatatatgtatatttaagaatacatttataagtatgttcatatacgtatatatatatatatatatatatatatatatatatatatatatatgtatgtatgtatatgcacatacacacgcacacacacatatgtgtatatatatacatatgtatatatatagatatatatatatataaatatcatatatatatatacttatagatatattatatatgtacatatatatatatttatatcatatatatatatatacttatagatatattatatatgtacatatatatatatttatatcatataaatatacataaatatatatatatatataaatatatatatatatatatatatatatatatatatatatatatcatatgtatgcatatatcacacacacacacacacacacacacacacacacacacacacacatacacacacacacacacaaatacacacacacacatatatatatatatatatatgaatatatatatatatatatatatatatatatatgcatttatcatatatatatatacatacatacatatatatctatctatctatctatctatctatatatatatatgagggtgtgtgtgtgtacgtatgtgtgtatatatatatatatatatatatatatatatatatatatatatatatattgactaataataatgcatatctatctgaaaaaaaaacaacctcaGACACATCCACTCACATAAACACTGCAACTCAAAAGTGAAAACGACTTTGACTTCTAGAGTCTGTGACTAAAGAATTCAGTAGACTGCCCGTGAACTGCGAACAGTCATCTTTATATGAACGGTTAGTGCTGATCTCGCGTTTTCTATAACAGTTCTCCTTCGTTGGCGAGGGCAAACTATTACAGAATGTCCACAAGAACAAGTTATAGGTCACCTGTAATTGGATTTTGTATTTATGCCGCGAGCTGCTGTCGTATCTTTTTGACTGTGCTGACGAAATGAAATTCTAGACGTTTATGCGACGTGTCAAGGAGTTTAAAGGTTCCTGGAGAAGCGAAGCCAGGATTGTTCAGCTTCATTCACCGGAAGGAATGTCGTACCAGCGAGGGGCTTCGGTCGCTAGCCTTGCACTTGGCAGCCTCTCGCTTCGTTTCtcgttgtgtatgtgtgagctctGCAGTTGGTGGCTgttcgttctcttgctctctctttctttgtttctctcattctttgtttcttggtttcttgatttctctctctccctctctcctctctctttccttctttctctctctctctctctctctctctctctctctctctctctctctctctctctctc
The nucleotide sequence above comes from Penaeus chinensis breed Huanghai No. 1 chromosome 3, ASM1920278v2, whole genome shotgun sequence. Encoded proteins:
- the LOC125043528 gene encoding uncharacterized protein LOC125043528, giving the protein MVHGGFGHCSRMDQTVDDFPTQEEVKISLMRGPVKTSAICSFSLGVLTLMSGAIVIGTVGNFTVPLVVGSIQVVLGVFIIIGGVFAFRKYSNFRKRQERDMVAKVQQLAMGEGTIEAMLVEGGGSIPVLVPNDGSVLPKSIAIRLGKGDEDSPLPVIDMRPGLIVFFGVQGRDGHEVSVCMRDLFFGRFRFYPGMVPFHGLTVSFFLIGTVFINSLILVLTLSYPPDSSVYQVCSGLGTVAAVFICLSAGFGYRCYRAYVRGRSQQNRAEREGF